The genomic DNA ACCATAATCGCCACGGCCTTAATAGACACGGGCTCCAGAATGGACGATGTCATCTACGAAGAGTTTAAGGGCACGGGCAATATGGAAATCCATTTGGACAGGAGATTGAGCGAAAAACGCATCTTCCCTGCTATTGACCTTGCCAAGAGCAGCACAAGGCGCGAAGAATTATTGCTGTCCCAAAAAGAACTTGAAGGCATCTGGTCTATAAGAAGGATACTCTCGGTGGGCGACACCCAAGAAGCCACCGAACAGCTTATTACCATGATGTCTAAGACCAATAACAATTTGGAATTTATAGATAACCTTCAATTATGGTTAAAAAACCTATAAATTGTTTTTTATAATATACCTAAGGATAATTAATAAAAATTAAAAACTCTCTTTTAAAAAAGAGAGTTTTTTCCAAAAGCCATTTATTAATTATTTGCGATATCCGCGCTCGGCGTTATATCTTTGCTTTTTGGCTTTTCTGCATTCGGGGCATCTTGTGGGCTCGTTGACAAAGCCTTTTTGCTGATAAAAGTTTTGTTCGCCTTCTGTGAACAAAAACTCTTGGTTGCAATCCCTGCAGACAAGTTTTTTATCGGGCACGATACTACCTCCTATTAATTTTCCATATAGTCTATTTAGGAGATAGTATCTTGTTTTCCAAAAAAACAAAGATATTCCTAAAACAGATTCTTACGGATTAAAAAAATTATATCAAAAGACGCGTATTTTGGCAATAAAATTTGTCGGCGTTATTGATGGTTGTTGCGAGTCTCTTTGGCTTTTTTGCTGTAATAATAGCTGCAAAACATAAAATAGATGAGGCAAATCGTCACAATGCCCAAATTAACCAAAACGAATGCCGATATATTGGTCAATGAAATATAAATTACTATTGAAAGCCAACTTAAAAAAGTCAAAATAAAGCCGACAAAATAATAAATGGCATACTTTTTATAGATGTTCATTTCCCCTCAAACTGAACACTACATCCCAAAGCAAATTTTTATCTTTTGAAACCGGCCCCTAAAAATTATAACGCTAAAAAAATACGCAACAAAAATATTTTAGAAAACTAACATTATAAACTATATAACAATAATTATTTATTGTCAAATGATTTTTTGAATTATTTGAATGAAAATATAGAATAAAAAGGCAAGCGCCTTTTTTTAAATATTTTTTAAAATACAATATCCTTCCAAATTGTCTTTTTCGCTTATTTGGATGGCTTTTATGTTAAGATGTCCCATTAGCTCAAGCGCCCACAGCGCGCCGTATTTTATTGTTTTGGCCCTTTCCCCCAAAAACTCATATTCGTTATAAATCTGGTTTTCGTCTTTTGGCCATAAGCTCTTTTGCAAATTTTGCAGCGCGCCGTATTTTATGATACTGTTATGCGTTTTTTGGGCGTCATAGGCCTTTAAGCCCAATAGCATCGCCGATAGGCTGCAAAAAGCGCCGCCTACGCCCGCAAAGCTTTCGGCCTTTATTTGCCCGCATTGTTCCAAAGCCTCAATTATTTGACTTTTAAATTGGTTTTGGTCGTTCAAATACAAATCCCTAAGGCTTACCGCGCCGATTGGCAGGCTTTTAGAAAAAATAATTTTTTGGGGCGAAACCCCTACGGTTATTTCGGTGCTCGCGCCGCCTATGTCTATAACGCCTATGTTTACGCGTTCGGGCATGTCGCTTGCGGCGCCCAAAAAACCGCACAACGCCTCGGTCGCGCCATCCAAAATTTCCAAATCAAGACCTGTTTGGTTATATATTAACTTTTTTAAATAATCCGAGTTTTTGGCTATGCGCGCGGCTTGGGTCGCAAAAATATGTATATCTTGCGCGCCCGCCTTTTTGGCCGCCGCTAAATAACCCAACACGGCGTCTAACGAGCGCTTTACGCCCGCTTCGGATAAAACGCCGCTTAGGCTTAAGCCCTCGCCTAAGCGCGTAACTTTGCTTTGTTTGGAATAATTTTGGCCCGTAAGCAACATCCTTACGGAATTAGAACCCAAATCAATTACCGCCCGCGTCTTTGGGCGTGAAGACTTTTTCGCCATCTTGCGTTAATCCTAATTTTTCTCGCGCGTATTTTTCTATATAATCAGGGTTGGACCTGCTTTGCAGTTCGTTGTTTATTTGTTCGGCCGCCAAATCCAATTCGGTCAGTTTTTTTCTTAACTCCTCTTGCCTGGCTTTTAGCCTAAAAATGGTGATAATATTGATTGTCAAGGCAATCAGCATTACTACCAAAAGGGCAACCGCCGCAATGGCGATAAGCTGCCGCCTTCTTATCCTTGGGCTTGCCATTATTCCCCCTTATCTTTCAGGCTTATGGTTGTCTTTTATTAATTTACAAATTTGATTATACACTATGTTTCTAAGCGATATAAAGTGTTTGCCCAAAATCTTTTTTAACAAAAAAAAGCCCAAAAGATAAGAAAAAACCGAATATAGTCGAATTTCGCCGTAACTTATCAAAAACGCCCAAAACAAAAGTCCGGCGCCCGTTACGGCCGTCAACAATATATCTATAATTATATTATAAATAAAATTAGCCGATATTGTTTTGAATACGCGCAAAATTTCGTATATCAGCCCGTTGATAATCCCGCCAAACAAAAAGGCGAGAAAGATAAGCCCTTGACCCGTATTGATCATTATTTAAAAAGCCTTTTTAAAAATCCCCGCGTCCGCGCTTGGTCGTATTTAAAGGTATTGAACTCCCCCGTTACCACAAGCCCGCCCTCGTCGGCGTTGTATTTTTGGATTTTTATTTCCGCGCCCGAGATTTCCAACAAGCCTACGGCCGTATCAACCAGCACCAGAGTGTCGTTGGCGCTTATGACTTCTTTAACGCCCGTTACTAAGGTCTTTTTTCTTAAGTCGCATTGCAGCGAATGCGCCTTAGGGGCTGTATTATTTTCCATAGACATAACACCACACCTTAATATGTTCTTATATATCTTTATTATTCCCTAAGGCGCGTATATGCTACTTTTTTGATTTTTTGTTCTGTCTTGACTTAATGATAAGCGCGGCGGCGATAATGACAAAAATTATAATAACCGCGATTGCCAAATACGCCAGCTGCGGCGATTCGTCGTATAACGACATAAAAAACTCTTGAATGTCCTTAAACAGCTTTTGCCAAAAATCGTCGCCCGATATTTTTTGGCCGTTGCAATATAAGCTGTAATTGCCCTGAAGATCGGGTTTTACCTCAAAGACTATGTCGCCTATTTGGTCCGTCCTTAAAATGTTTTCCTCCAAAAAGCCCAAAGAAATAAACCTGTCCAAAGCTTCTTGATGCGGATGATTATATGAATTGCCCTCGCCGCAACTTATCACGCAGCGGATTTCGTCCCTTTTGGATTGTTTTGTGACTAATTCTATTAATTCTTGCGAAGACGAGGTGCGGCTGCCGTGATGCCCTAGCTTAAAAACATCTATGTCAAAGTCATAGTCAAAATATTCTTCCACAAACTCTTGCTCGGCTTGGGCTTCGGCGTCTCCAGAGAAAAAAAACTCAAAGCCCTGAAACTCCAAAATAAATATATTGCTGTAATCGTTGGCATCGGTATATGTATATCTCAAAGGCGAGTAAAAAATTACGCTGTAATCCTCGCCTATTATGTCTTGGCTTGCCTTGTTTTCGGGCCGGTCTTTTTTGCGCCCGTCGCTTACTATTACTTGGGGCGTGTAAGGCGTCCCGTCTATCAAAAAGGGCTCGTATGCCTGCGCGATAAAGTTTTTATATGCTAAGGTCTCTTTTTCATTTCCATTGACGCCCGCGCCTGTTTCGTTCCATAGCTTTAGGTTATCATCCAAAACAGTATGGTCTTGGGTAATCGCGATAACGGGGTCTATAAAGCCTTGCCTTGCGGCTATGACATTGGGCCTATAAACCGTCTTGGCGGGGTATTCTTGCAAGACCGCCGCCATTCCGCCGCAATGGTCGGCGTCTTCATGGGTGACAATGGCAAAGTCAAAATACTCAAGCTCGGGAAAATTGGCGTCAATATAATCCAAAATTTTATCTTTGACCGCATTTTTGTTATCGCCCGCATCAACAATCATAGTTTTGCCGTCGGGCATGTTAATTATTGCGCAATCGCCCTGTCCCACATCCAAAAAATGCGCCTC from Clostridiales bacterium includes the following:
- a CDS encoding cytochrome C551, whose translation is MPDKKLVCRDCNQEFLFTEGEQNFYQQKGFVNEPTRCPECRKAKKQRYNAERGYRK
- a CDS encoding septum formation initiator family protein, with amino-acid sequence MASPRIRRRQLIAIAAVALLVVMLIALTINIITIFRLKARQEELRKKLTELDLAAEQINNELQSRSNPDYIEKYAREKLGLTQDGEKVFTPKDAGGN
- a CDS encoding MBL fold metallo-hydrolase, whose amino-acid sequence is MRKTKNILSIFIAFIVSFTWVFTSFDQKVVFAQSGVLEAHFLDVGQGDCAIINMPDGKTMIVDAGDNKNAVKDKILDYIDANFPELEYFDFAIVTHEDADHCGGMAAVLQEYPAKTVYRPNVIAARQGFIDPVIAITQDHTVLDDNLKLWNETGAGVNGNEKETLAYKNFIAQAYEPFLIDGTPYTPQVIVSDGRKKDRPENKASQDIIGEDYSVIFYSPLRYTYTDANDYSNIFILEFQGFEFFFSGDAEAQAEQEFVEEYFDYDFDIDVFKLGHHGSRTSSSQELIELVTKQSKRDEIRCVISCGEGNSYNHPHQEALDRFISLGFLEENILRTDQIGDIVFEVKPDLQGNYSLYCNGQKISGDDFWQKLFKDIQEFFMSLYDESPQLAYLAIAVIIIFVIIAAALIIKSRQNKKSKK